The following coding sequences are from one Limnobacter sp. SAORIC-580 window:
- a CDS encoding 5-formyltetrahydrofolate cyclo-ligase, which produces MKKSLRQTAMAYRNRLQPEEINSLSQEISASLITLLQTFQPCTVGLFYPTRGEPNVLAIMNNLALKGFRWALPVCCESPTGPFLKFAQFAPDMEMELGRYNIPVPKSKSWVQPEVLLVPCLAFHRAGARLGYGAGWYDRTLSQMPAKPVTVGVAYAITETKDNFSEQHDELLDYLLTEREFIFTRSGAS; this is translated from the coding sequence ATGAAAAAATCATTGCGGCAAACTGCCATGGCTTATCGAAATCGGCTTCAGCCCGAAGAAATCAACTCGCTTAGCCAAGAAATTTCGGCATCTCTGATAACTCTACTCCAAACATTCCAGCCTTGCACTGTGGGTCTGTTCTATCCCACACGCGGCGAGCCGAATGTACTCGCCATCATGAATAATTTGGCGCTCAAAGGCTTTCGGTGGGCCTTGCCGGTGTGTTGTGAGTCGCCAACAGGCCCATTCTTGAAATTTGCGCAGTTTGCGCCAGACATGGAAATGGAGCTTGGCCGATACAATATTCCAGTTCCAAAATCCAAATCCTGGGTTCAGCCCGAAGTGTTGCTTGTTCCTTGTCTTGCTTTCCACCGAGCGGGAGCTCGTCTCGGATATGGCGCAGGTTGGTATGATCGAACCTTGAGTCAAATGCCTGCCAAGCCAGTCACTGTTGGTGTGGCTTATGCTATTACCGAAACCAAAGATAACTTCTCAGAACAACACGACGAGTTACTCGATTATTTGCTCACTGAGCGAGAGTTTATTTTCACTCGCTCAGGCGCTTCTTAA
- a CDS encoding argininosuccinate synthase, translating to MSDINKVVLAYSGGLDTSVILKWLQDTYGCEIVTFTADLGQGEELEPARQKALKFGIKPENIYIDDVREEFVRDFVFPMFRANTVYEGEYLLGTSIARPLIAKRLIDIARETGADAISHGATGKGNDQVRFELGAYALMPGVKIIAPWREWDLLSREKLLKYAEDAGIEIDMKHKKGGAPYSMDANLLHISFEGRHLENPSAEAEEAMWRWTVSPEAAPDEAEYLDIEYEKGDIVALNGKKMSPATVLTELNRLGGKHGIGRLDLVENRYVGMKSRGCYETPGGTIMLKAHRAIESITLDREVAHLKDDLMPRYASMIYNGYWWAPERVALQTLIDHTQNTVNGWVRVKLYKGNVIVVARDSKTDSLFDQNIATFDEDGGAYNQADAGGFIKLNALRMRIAANAKLKRG from the coding sequence ATGAGCGACATCAACAAAGTAGTACTCGCCTATTCCGGCGGTTTGGACACCTCAGTCATCCTGAAATGGCTGCAAGACACCTATGGTTGCGAAATAGTGACCTTCACTGCCGACCTGGGTCAGGGTGAAGAACTTGAACCCGCGCGCCAAAAAGCACTGAAGTTCGGTATCAAGCCCGAGAATATTTATATTGACGACGTACGTGAGGAATTCGTACGCGATTTCGTGTTCCCCATGTTCCGCGCCAACACCGTGTATGAGGGTGAATACTTGCTAGGCACGTCGATTGCCCGCCCCTTGATCGCCAAACGACTAATCGATATTGCGCGTGAAACCGGCGCAGATGCCATTTCACACGGCGCAACAGGCAAGGGCAATGACCAGGTTCGTTTTGAGCTGGGCGCTTACGCACTGATGCCTGGCGTGAAAATCATCGCCCCGTGGCGCGAATGGGATTTGCTGAGCCGCGAAAAGCTTCTGAAGTACGCCGAAGACGCGGGTATTGAAATCGACATGAAGCACAAGAAGGGCGGAGCGCCCTATTCCATGGACGCCAACCTGCTTCACATCAGCTTTGAAGGCCGTCATCTGGAGAACCCCAGTGCGGAAGCCGAAGAGGCCATGTGGCGCTGGACGGTCAGCCCCGAAGCGGCACCCGATGAAGCCGAGTACTTGGACATTGAATACGAAAAAGGCGATATTGTTGCACTGAATGGCAAGAAAATGAGCCCCGCAACCGTGCTGACCGAGCTGAACCGATTGGGTGGCAAACACGGGATCGGCCGCCTTGACCTGGTGGAAAACCGCTACGTGGGCATGAAGAGCCGCGGCTGCTATGAAACGCCCGGCGGTACCATTATGCTGAAGGCGCACCGCGCCATTGAATCAATTACCTTGGACCGTGAAGTGGCCCACCTGAAAGACGATTTGATGCCCCGCTACGCCAGCATGATATACAACGGCTACTGGTGGGCACCAGAACGTGTGGCTCTGCAAACCCTGATCGACCACACTCAAAATACTGTGAATGGCTGGGTACGCGTGAAATTGTACAAAGGCAATGTGATTGTGGTGGCCCGTGATTCAAAAACAGATTCACTGTTTGACCAGAATATTGCAACCTTTGACGAAGACGGTGGCGCTTACAACCAGGCCGACGCAGGTGGTTTCATCAAATTGAATGCCCTGCGCATGCGAATTGCAGCCAATGCCAAACTAAAACGCGGCTGA
- a CDS encoding lytic transglycosylase domain-containing protein, with translation MTGTMTISHHISRWVSLPLLALGAMAFQPALANKETDAELIKQIKSAYADGAYDKFNRLVSELPQKSIFRPYVDVWQFRFFQKGVEKQFPDREVVWNKSEILPLLNKHDNSWPTETLRRDWLEQLARTAQWTDFAEQRQHLRYRPDQGVECADLMYAAEQGQLVRYKLDAVVSFDKRLPKTCRVLLKNLYKLGGVSAQDLDRHVLQMVASNQLTNAVKFVDEFEDTAWGKTISSTALREAIFNPDKYLKSSGQKADTDLYLTGALARKAVEDYERVARQMTENYQGKLSPSSEQWLWAHVGYRAGLVWDRNALTYFKRSKPEVMSQEQQEWKVRSALLLEDWNAVLQASNEMSPNVKEDRAWTYWRGRSLAQSGKLVEARQEWVKASSPFSFYGKLAHEELGDSVTAPKRPELLSAAELDWAKKHPGLLRALALYDAGLRTEGFWEFNLQVAQMNDRQLLAAATWAERNQLYDRAIAAADRTEIEHDLGLRYLTPFRENMRAKTREIGVDESWVYGLIRQESRFVTIARSGVGASGLMQVMPATAKYVAKKIGMSDFKPADITEIETNLTLGTSYLKMVFEQHDQSPVLASAGYNAGPSRPALWKRRLGDRKIEGAIFAELIPFDETRGYVKNVMSNTVAYSLLLNNASIPLKQRLGIIYGSK, from the coding sequence ATGACAGGAACAATGACAATTTCTCACCACATTTCACGTTGGGTATCGCTACCTTTGCTTGCCTTGGGTGCTATGGCATTTCAACCCGCTTTGGCCAACAAAGAGACGGATGCAGAGTTAATCAAACAGATCAAATCTGCCTATGCAGATGGCGCATACGACAAGTTTAACCGCTTGGTTTCTGAATTGCCGCAAAAAAGCATATTCAGACCCTACGTGGACGTCTGGCAGTTTCGCTTTTTTCAGAAGGGGGTGGAGAAACAATTTCCCGATCGAGAAGTGGTGTGGAACAAGTCAGAAATTCTGCCCCTGCTGAACAAACATGACAACAGCTGGCCAACCGAAACATTGAGACGGGACTGGCTTGAGCAACTGGCACGCACGGCGCAGTGGACTGATTTTGCAGAGCAGCGACAACACTTGCGCTACCGCCCAGACCAGGGTGTTGAGTGTGCTGACTTGATGTACGCCGCAGAGCAGGGACAGTTGGTGAGATACAAACTGGATGCTGTGGTGAGTTTTGATAAACGCCTGCCTAAAACATGTCGGGTTCTTTTGAAAAACCTGTACAAACTGGGCGGTGTAAGTGCGCAAGACCTGGATCGACATGTGCTGCAAATGGTGGCATCCAACCAGCTGACCAACGCAGTCAAGTTTGTTGACGAATTCGAAGACACCGCTTGGGGAAAGACGATCAGCAGCACTGCGCTGCGCGAGGCGATTTTCAATCCTGACAAATATCTGAAATCGTCAGGTCAAAAAGCCGACACAGACCTCTACTTGACTGGCGCGCTGGCCAGAAAAGCAGTGGAAGACTATGAGCGTGTTGCGCGACAAATGACTGAAAATTATCAGGGCAAACTTTCACCCAGCTCTGAACAATGGCTTTGGGCGCATGTGGGCTACCGTGCCGGTCTGGTCTGGGACAGAAACGCACTCACTTACTTCAAGCGCAGCAAACCTGAAGTAATGAGCCAGGAACAACAAGAGTGGAAGGTGCGCTCGGCGCTGCTTCTTGAGGACTGGAATGCAGTGCTCCAGGCTTCCAACGAGATGAGTCCGAATGTGAAGGAGGACAGGGCTTGGACCTATTGGCGAGGACGTTCACTGGCCCAGTCAGGCAAGTTGGTTGAAGCACGACAAGAATGGGTCAAAGCCAGCAGCCCATTCTCTTTCTACGGAAAACTGGCCCATGAAGAACTAGGCGACTCAGTCACGGCCCCGAAGCGCCCCGAATTGTTAAGCGCAGCCGAGTTGGACTGGGCAAAAAAACACCCGGGATTGTTGCGTGCACTCGCACTTTACGATGCGGGCCTGCGCACCGAGGGTTTCTGGGAATTCAATCTACAAGTTGCACAAATGAACGACAGGCAGTTGCTCGCTGCCGCGACTTGGGCTGAACGCAATCAACTCTACGACCGGGCAATTGCAGCAGCAGACAGAACCGAGATTGAACACGACTTGGGTTTAAGGTACCTGACGCCATTCCGCGAGAACATGCGGGCGAAAACCAGGGAAATTGGCGTGGATGAATCCTGGGTATACGGCTTGATTCGCCAGGAATCGCGCTTTGTGACCATTGCGCGTTCTGGCGTAGGAGCCAGTGGCTTAATGCAAGTCATGCCCGCTACAGCCAAGTATGTGGCGAAGAAAATCGGCATGTCCGACTTCAAGCCTGCTGACATTACCGAAATTGAGACCAACCTGACTTTGGGCACCAGCTACCTGAAAATGGTATTTGAGCAGCATGACCAATCACCTGTGCTTGCTTCTGCGGGTTACAACGCGGGCCCAAGCCGCCCTGCCCTGTGGAAACGTCGCCTGGGCGACCGGAAGATTGAAGGGGCTATTTTTGCGGAATTGATCCCGTTTGACGAAACACGCGGTTACGTAAAGAACGTAATGTCCAACACCGTGGCTTATTCCTTGCTGTTGAACAATGCCTCGATCCCTTTGAAACAAAGACTGGGTATCATCTACGGATCCAAGTAA
- a CDS encoding YajQ family cyclic di-GMP-binding protein: MPSFDVVCKPDLIELRNAVDQVNKEIGTRFDFKGSDSKVELNENTIMVYADDDFKLEQVAEIIRNKCAKRNVDVRFLTFDKKEKISGDKIKQTVTVKNGLDKDLAKQVVKEIKDSKMKVQASIQGDTVRIQGAKRDDLQSAIALLKQKVTETPLGFENFRD; this comes from the coding sequence ATGCCGTCTTTTGATGTGGTCTGCAAACCAGACTTGATCGAATTGCGCAACGCGGTCGATCAGGTGAACAAGGAAATTGGTACCCGCTTTGATTTCAAGGGGTCTGATTCCAAAGTTGAATTGAACGAGAACACCATCATGGTGTATGCCGACGATGACTTCAAATTGGAGCAGGTCGCCGAGATTATTCGCAACAAATGTGCAAAGCGCAACGTAGATGTACGCTTTCTGACATTTGACAAAAAAGAAAAGATCTCTGGCGACAAGATCAAGCAAACCGTGACGGTTAAAAACGGATTGGACAAGGACCTGGCCAAGCAGGTTGTGAAAGAAATCAAAGACAGCAAAATGAAAGTACAGGCCAGTATTCAAGGCGATACTGTGCGCATTCAAGGCGCAAAGCGCGATGATTTGCAAAGTGCAATTGCCTTGCTGAAACAGAAAGTGACTGAGACACCTTTGGGTTTCGAAAACTTCCGCGACTAA
- the argF gene encoding ornithine carbamoyltransferase gives MPIKHFLQFNDISKDEFDYLMQSSRDVKARFKRYEPYYPLQDRTLVMIFEKASTRTRLSFEAGMHQLGGSAIYLNTKDSQLGRGEPVEDAAQVISRMCDIVMIRTYEQEIIERFAANSRVPVINGLTNEYHPCQILADIFTFIEHRGSIQGKTVAWVGDGNNMCATWLQAAELLDFKVNISTPSDYNIDPAKTNIKGTHHEWFEDPMDACKGANLVTTDVWTSMGFENENKARRRAFADFQVDTEMMDVANPEALFMHCLPAHRGEEVAAEVIDGPKSVVWDEAENRLHTQKALMEFLLLGRK, from the coding sequence ATGCCTATCAAACATTTTTTGCAGTTCAACGATATCAGCAAAGACGAGTTCGATTACTTGATGCAGTCGTCTCGCGATGTGAAAGCGAGGTTCAAGCGTTACGAGCCCTACTACCCGCTGCAAGACCGTACCTTGGTCATGATTTTCGAGAAGGCATCCACACGCACACGGCTTAGCTTTGAAGCGGGCATGCACCAGTTGGGCGGTTCAGCCATTTACCTGAACACCAAAGATTCGCAATTGGGTCGCGGTGAGCCAGTTGAGGATGCGGCACAGGTTATTTCACGCATGTGCGACATCGTGATGATTCGTACCTACGAGCAGGAAATTATTGAGCGCTTTGCGGCCAACAGCCGAGTACCGGTCATCAATGGCTTGACCAATGAATACCACCCTTGCCAAATTTTGGCGGACATTTTTACATTCATTGAACACCGCGGCAGCATTCAAGGCAAAACAGTGGCCTGGGTAGGCGATGGTAACAACATGTGCGCCACTTGGTTGCAAGCAGCAGAATTGCTGGATTTCAAAGTAAATATTTCGACGCCCAGCGACTACAACATCGACCCCGCGAAAACCAATATCAAGGGTACTCACCACGAGTGGTTTGAAGACCCAATGGACGCCTGCAAAGGCGCTAACCTGGTGACCACCGATGTTTGGACCAGCATGGGCTTCGAGAATGAAAACAAAGCGCGCCGCCGCGCGTTTGCCGATTTTCAGGTAGACACCGAGATGATGGATGTGGCCAACCCGGAGGCCCTGTTCATGCATTGCCTGCCCGCCCACCGTGGCGAGGAAGTGGCGGCCGAAGTGATTGACGGACCGAAAAGCGTGGTGTGGGACGAGGCGGAGAACCGCCTGCACACGCAAAAAGCCCTGATGGAATTCCTTTTGTTGGGCCGCAAGTAA
- a CDS encoding aspartate aminotransferase family protein: protein MTDHLMKTYARQPIAFTHGDGAWMWSTDGKRYLDGLSGIAVNGLGHNHPKLVKAISEQAGKLIHTSNLYGVVEQSNLADRLCEISGMDEAFFCNSGAEANEAAIKLAKYFGHKKGIENAKIIVMERAWHGRTLATLAATDSPKAKIGFGDLPSGFVRVPYKNFAAIEQAADDNPEIQAVLLEVLQGEGGINVADTEYLQALRKLCTAKGWLLMIDEVQSGIGRTGKWFGYQHAGIQPDVITLAKGLGSGVPIGACLAWGPAAGVFTPGTHGTTFGGGPLVSAAALATIEIMEEEGLLAHAEQMGQLIRAILSRELAGIAGVKDIRGRGLMVGIELWKPCGELVAIARDKGLIINVTRDNVVRLLPPLVIKREEAETLAMELAPLIKAFLEQSA, encoded by the coding sequence GTGACAGACCACTTAATGAAAACTTACGCCCGCCAACCCATTGCTTTCACTCATGGTGATGGCGCCTGGATGTGGTCAACTGATGGCAAAAGGTATCTGGATGGCTTGTCCGGTATCGCAGTGAATGGTTTGGGCCACAATCACCCCAAGCTGGTGAAAGCCATTTCCGAGCAGGCGGGCAAACTGATTCACACCTCGAATTTGTACGGCGTGGTTGAGCAATCAAATCTTGCTGATCGCCTGTGCGAAATTTCAGGCATGGATGAGGCTTTCTTTTGCAACTCGGGCGCTGAAGCGAACGAGGCGGCCATCAAACTGGCCAAATATTTTGGTCACAAGAAGGGCATTGAAAACGCAAAGATTATTGTGATGGAACGCGCCTGGCACGGCCGTACCTTGGCCACGCTGGCTGCCACGGATAGCCCCAAGGCCAAGATTGGGTTTGGCGACCTGCCGAGCGGGTTTGTACGCGTACCCTACAAAAACTTCGCAGCAATTGAACAGGCGGCAGACGACAACCCCGAAATCCAGGCCGTTCTACTGGAAGTTTTGCAGGGCGAAGGCGGTATCAATGTGGCCGATACCGAGTATTTACAGGCTCTGCGCAAGTTGTGTACCGCCAAAGGCTGGCTGTTGATGATCGACGAAGTGCAAAGTGGTATTGGCCGCACTGGCAAGTGGTTTGGTTACCAGCATGCAGGCATTCAGCCCGATGTAATCACCTTGGCCAAGGGTTTGGGTTCGGGCGTGCCAATTGGCGCGTGCCTGGCCTGGGGCCCTGCCGCAGGCGTATTTACACCTGGAACCCATGGCACCACATTCGGTGGCGGCCCCTTGGTGTCAGCGGCTGCCTTGGCAACCATTGAAATCATGGAAGAAGAGGGTTTGCTGGCGCATGCCGAGCAAATGGGACAGCTCATTCGGGCCATTTTGTCGCGTGAGCTGGCTGGCATTGCTGGCGTAAAAGATATTCGCGGCCGCGGCCTCATGGTGGGTATTGAATTGTGGAAGCCTTGTGGCGAACTGGTTGCGATTGCGCGCGACAAAGGTTTGATCATTAACGTGACCCGAGACAATGTGGTGCGCCTGTTGCCGCCACTGGTGATTAAAAGAGAAGAAGCAGAGACGCTGGCCATGGAATTGGCCCCTTTAATTAAAGCGTTTCTTGAACAATCCGCATAA
- a CDS encoding TlyA family RNA methyltransferase: MRADLALVEKGLCPSRAQAQILIEQGKVQVRNGVVQAPVVVKKASQQIEPFMTLELIDCDAPSFVSRGGLKLHHALEATKIEVHARRCIDLGQSTGGFTDCLLQKGASSVVGIDVGREQLHPRLRGHHAVMALEGINLYKVNAGDLEKDIAALKPEFMPFDIAVADLSFISLRKVLPNIAKLMPARCEGLFLVKPQFEVGPENIGKNGLVKNLDDLIEQLENDIKTCCAQLDLTVKDFFQCELKGGDGNQEYFVYATKSIDVATNH; this comes from the coding sequence TTGCGCGCTGACCTTGCCTTGGTTGAAAAAGGCCTGTGTCCCTCACGGGCGCAGGCACAAATATTGATCGAACAAGGAAAAGTGCAAGTGCGCAACGGTGTAGTTCAGGCACCTGTTGTTGTAAAAAAAGCATCGCAGCAGATCGAGCCATTCATGACTCTTGAATTGATTGACTGCGATGCACCCAGTTTTGTATCCCGTGGTGGATTGAAATTACACCACGCACTTGAAGCCACCAAGATTGAAGTTCACGCAAGGCGTTGCATCGACTTGGGACAATCCACTGGCGGCTTCACTGACTGCCTACTTCAGAAAGGTGCATCGAGTGTCGTGGGTATTGACGTTGGGCGGGAACAGTTACACCCTCGTTTGAGAGGACACCACGCTGTGATGGCCCTGGAGGGGATCAACCTGTACAAAGTCAATGCAGGTGATCTCGAAAAGGACATTGCCGCGCTGAAACCAGAATTCATGCCATTTGACATTGCGGTGGCGGATTTGAGCTTCATCTCTCTGCGCAAGGTGTTGCCCAATATTGCAAAGCTGATGCCTGCAAGGTGTGAAGGTTTGTTTCTGGTTAAACCTCAATTTGAAGTTGGGCCGGAAAACATCGGTAAAAATGGTTTGGTGAAAAATCTCGATGACCTGATCGAACAACTAGAGAACGATATAAAGACTTGCTGCGCCCAACTCGACTTGACTGTGAAAGATTTTTTCCAGTGCGAGTTGAAAGGTGGCGACGGCAATCAGGAATATTTTGTGTACGCGACGAAAAGTATCGATGTTGCGACCAACCACTAA
- a CDS encoding complex I NDUFA9 subunit family protein: protein MSKTKNVLVIGGSGFLGQAVCNQLAKAGYRITVPTRRYDRAKHLLTLPTCQIIEANIHDRATLGRLVSGQDIVVNLLGVLHSKPGKPYGQNFRVNHVEFPKALCTAMSKHGAKRIVHISALGVGVQNPAPSMYLRSKTDGEAVVKDSGLAWTILRPSVVFGREDKFLNTFASLAKIAPFIPLAGADARFQPVSVSDVAKAVFACVEDQGKDTLHNTYDLVGTEIFTLKELVKLSARAVGKNPLVFGIPDVAAKAQAFLMELAPGEPLMSRDNVDSMKIDNIRTSGRTFPLPSYECLSVVAHEYLRAKHLPSDLDEFRTRAHRQD, encoded by the coding sequence ATGAGTAAAACAAAAAACGTATTGGTGATCGGTGGTTCGGGGTTTCTGGGCCAAGCCGTTTGTAATCAACTGGCCAAAGCCGGTTACCGAATTACCGTGCCCACGCGCCGCTATGACAGGGCAAAGCATCTGCTGACCCTGCCAACATGCCAAATTATTGAAGCAAATATTCATGATCGCGCCACACTGGGTCGCCTTGTGTCGGGGCAAGACATTGTCGTGAATTTGCTTGGTGTGCTACACAGCAAACCGGGCAAACCTTACGGCCAAAACTTTCGGGTCAACCATGTTGAATTCCCCAAAGCCTTGTGCACCGCTATGTCCAAGCATGGCGCCAAACGAATTGTTCACATCAGCGCATTGGGTGTCGGTGTACAAAACCCGGCGCCGTCCATGTACCTGCGCTCCAAAACCGATGGCGAAGCTGTGGTCAAAGACAGCGGACTGGCCTGGACAATTCTTCGCCCCTCGGTGGTGTTTGGTCGTGAGGACAAGTTTCTGAATACATTCGCCTCACTTGCAAAGATCGCGCCCTTCATTCCATTGGCCGGTGCTGATGCACGCTTCCAGCCAGTTTCGGTCAGTGATGTGGCCAAAGCCGTGTTTGCATGTGTGGAAGATCAAGGCAAAGACACCCTGCACAACACCTATGATTTGGTGGGTACCGAGATTTTCACCTTGAAAGAGTTAGTTAAGCTTTCAGCCCGCGCTGTTGGAAAAAACCCGCTGGTATTTGGTATTCCTGACGTTGCTGCGAAGGCTCAAGCGTTTTTGATGGAACTGGCACCTGGTGAGCCACTGATGAGTCGAGACAACGTCGACTCCATGAAAATCGACAATATCCGAACCTCGGGCAGAACTTTCCCTCTGCCAAGCTACGAATGCTTGTCGGTAGTTGCCCATGAATACCTCAGAGCCAAGCACTTGCCCTCTGATCTGGATGAATTTAGGACTCGGGCTCACCGGCAAGACTAG
- the murB gene encoding UDP-N-acetylmuramate dehydrogenase — protein sequence MSALTATHSVDLQPLHTFGLPARARELRLLGGQSDLLAFARARQEGQPFLLLGEGSNTVFTSPLVDATVWKVALKGRRYLGCDGVCHHVRVWAGENWHQTVEWTVAMGWGGLENLALIPGCVGASPVQNIGAYGVELKDRVSAVHAFDLDVQKECIFNLDECEFAYRDSIFKHAAQGRYVITAVDFALPVQWQPVLGYGDVAQRVAELGSVTPVNLLKAVSAIRTQKLPDPAVLGNSGSFFKNPIVGAAQAKALVQRFPNLVNYPADHGQVKLAAGWLIEQCGLKGHVLGGVGVYSRQALILVNLGQGSGSDLLQLVQHVQSSVQRKYGVLIEPEPNLIPGFSEATTPGT from the coding sequence ATGTCAGCCCTCACTGCCACCCACAGCGTTGATCTGCAACCCTTGCATACCTTTGGTTTACCAGCCCGTGCCCGCGAGTTGCGTTTATTGGGCGGTCAGTCCGATTTGCTGGCTTTTGCTCGCGCCCGGCAAGAAGGCCAGCCATTTTTGTTGCTGGGCGAGGGCAGCAACACAGTGTTTACCAGCCCACTGGTGGACGCAACGGTTTGGAAAGTTGCCTTGAAAGGGCGACGGTATTTGGGTTGCGACGGTGTTTGTCACCATGTGCGGGTATGGGCTGGCGAAAACTGGCACCAAACAGTCGAGTGGACTGTGGCCATGGGCTGGGGCGGGCTGGAAAACCTCGCTCTGATTCCCGGTTGTGTGGGTGCAAGCCCTGTTCAGAATATTGGAGCCTACGGCGTTGAACTCAAGGACCGCGTTTCAGCGGTGCACGCATTTGATCTGGATGTTCAAAAGGAATGCATTTTCAATCTGGATGAATGCGAGTTTGCATACCGTGACAGTATTTTCAAGCATGCTGCGCAGGGTCGGTATGTGATCACGGCAGTAGATTTTGCCTTACCCGTGCAGTGGCAGCCTGTGTTGGGGTATGGGGATGTGGCTCAGCGTGTGGCTGAATTGGGATCAGTGACCCCCGTGAATCTGTTGAAAGCGGTAAGTGCCATACGTACACAAAAGCTGCCAGACCCAGCCGTATTGGGTAACAGCGGCAGTTTTTTCAAGAATCCGATTGTTGGCGCTGCACAAGCCAAGGCCCTTGTTCAGCGGTTTCCAAATTTGGTTAATTACCCAGCAGATCATGGCCAGGTGAAGTTAGCTGCCGGGTGGTTGATCGAACAATGTGGTTTGAAGGGGCATGTGCTGGGTGGTGTAGGTGTTTACAGCAGGCAAGCCCTGATTCTGGTGAACTTGGGGCAGGGAAGTGGCAGTGACTTGTTGCAACTGGTTCAGCATGTGCAATCCAGTGTTCAGCGCAAGTACGGTGTGTTAATTGAGCCAGAGCCCAATTTGATCCCGGGCTTCTCAGAGGCGACCACACCAGGCACATGA
- the metF gene encoding methylenetetrahydrofolate reductase [NAD(P)H]: MMNISFEFFPAKTDEGAEKLRATREKLSERKPEFFSVTFGAGGTTQDGTLSTVLEIKAAGEEAAPHLSCVGSSKEKVAALLKQYKEHGIKRIVALRGDLPSGMLETGSFRYASELVEFIRQETGDHFFIEVAAYPETHPQAKSPAADVDAFVHKVNCGANSAITQYFFNLDAFLYFRDQVQHRISIPLIPGIMPVTNFSQLARFSDACGAEIPRWMRNRLQHFGDDRESIRAFGLEVVSNLCEQLIREGAPGLHFYTMNNAQPTLSILDQIGY; the protein is encoded by the coding sequence ATGATGAATATCAGCTTTGAATTTTTCCCCGCGAAAACAGACGAAGGTGCAGAGAAGTTGCGCGCCACGCGTGAAAAACTGTCCGAAAGAAAGCCAGAGTTTTTTTCCGTGACATTTGGGGCCGGCGGGACAACCCAAGACGGAACACTGTCCACTGTGCTTGAAATCAAGGCGGCTGGTGAAGAAGCAGCACCGCATTTGTCATGTGTTGGATCTTCCAAGGAAAAAGTCGCGGCACTGCTAAAGCAGTACAAAGAACACGGAATCAAGCGTATTGTTGCGCTTCGCGGTGACTTGCCCTCGGGCATGTTGGAAACGGGTTCGTTTCGATATGCGAGCGAGTTGGTTGAATTTATTCGACAGGAAACAGGCGATCACTTTTTTATTGAAGTTGCTGCCTATCCCGAAACCCACCCGCAAGCAAAAAGCCCGGCAGCCGATGTGGACGCTTTCGTACACAAAGTCAATTGCGGCGCAAACTCTGCCATTACCCAGTATTTTTTCAATCTGGATGCATTTTTGTACTTCCGGGATCAAGTGCAACACCGCATTTCGATTCCGCTGATTCCTGGCATCATGCCTGTGACCAATTTCAGTCAGCTTGCTCGTTTTTCAGATGCATGTGGTGCGGAAATTCCGCGATGGATGCGCAACCGCCTGCAACATTTCGGCGATGATCGCGAGTCGATTCGAGCATTCGGACTGGAAGTTGTCTCGAACCTGTGTGAACAACTAATCAGGGAAGGCGCACCCGGACTGCACTTCTACACCATGAACAACGCGCAGCCGACCTTGTCCATTCTGGATCAAATCGGTTATTAA